In one window of Desulforhabdus amnigena DNA:
- a CDS encoding tyrosine-type recombinase/integrase, translating into MTWKAARGEPSCPDDHVFRGQQGPWTAQAIQQLVKKHLKALGLYENEKSVHALRHSYAVEYYRQEKDLRGLQKQLGHASIQTTQIYADVTAEDIQKQIRGLWG; encoded by the coding sequence GTGACATGGAAGGCCGCACGGGGTGAGCCCTCATGCCCGGACGATCACGTTTTCCGCGGACAGCAAGGGCCATGGACAGCGCAGGCCATCCAGCAGTTGGTCAAAAAGCACCTGAAAGCGCTCGGGCTGTACGAAAATGAGAAGTCGGTGCATGCATTGCGTCACAGCTACGCCGTTGAATATTATCGGCAGGAGAAGGATCTCAGGGGATTGCAAAAACAGCTCGGTCATGCTTCGATCCAGACGACGCAAATCTATGCTGATGTGACCGCCGAGGACATCCAAAAGCAGATCCGGGGTCTATGGGGATAA
- a CDS encoding recombinase family protein: MTKAAAYVRVSTSNQIDGESLSTQKSIIQAYCASKGWKLVNTFRDAGISGSNVDNRPALQALLAAVKTGEIEAVVVRDLSRFGRSARDLLNNLQALKDSSVTFISIKENIDGSDAYSQFMLTILAAISQLELEIITSRIKENRLARWRDRRIFCGKAPYGYIWNPKEKRIEIEPEQGEIYSIVVKEYLDLARSLNDISLELNAEGIPTRNGGSSKWFSGTLSKILKSADYCGEITVNRFITDVKGKIIGHRSESEHIIFEAPPLITRARWDRLQERLDSANSRSGRPSKME; the protein is encoded by the coding sequence ATGACAAAAGCAGCAGCGTACGTTCGCGTAAGCACCTCAAATCAAATCGATGGGGAATCATTATCCACACAAAAATCTATCATCCAGGCTTATTGTGCATCAAAGGGCTGGAAGCTGGTAAACACCTTTAGAGACGCTGGCATATCAGGTTCCAACGTTGACAACCGGCCAGCTTTACAGGCATTGCTGGCAGCAGTCAAAACAGGAGAAATCGAAGCTGTGGTAGTTCGGGACCTTTCCAGGTTCGGGCGCTCTGCTCGGGACCTCTTGAACAACCTCCAAGCCCTAAAAGATTCCTCCGTCACGTTCATCAGCATCAAGGAAAACATCGACGGCTCCGACGCCTACAGCCAGTTCATGCTCACCATCCTCGCTGCAATATCCCAGTTGGAGTTGGAAATAATTACCAGTCGCATCAAAGAGAACCGGTTGGCTCGCTGGCGAGATAGGCGGATCTTCTGCGGGAAGGCGCCTTATGGGTATATCTGGAACCCCAAAGAGAAGCGGATTGAGATCGAACCTGAACAGGGCGAGATCTATTCGATAGTGGTGAAAGAATACCTGGATTTAGCAAGATCGTTGAACGACATCAGCCTCGAGCTCAACGCTGAAGGCATCCCGACCCGGAACGGCGGGTCCTCGAAATGGTTCAGTGGCACACTCTCCAAAATCCTCAAATCTGCTGACTACTGTGGTGAAATAACGGTGAACAGATTTATCACCGACGTGAAAGGCAAGATAATCGGCCATCGCTCGGAAAGTGAACACATCATCTTCGAAGCTCCGCCACTTATAACGCGGGCCAGATGGGACCGCTTGCAGGAACGTCTGGATAGCGCCAACTCCCGAAGCGGCAGACCATCGAAAATGGAGTAG
- a CDS encoding zinc ribbon domain-containing protein has protein sequence MLHDLCRCGICGAKMRSDYGTRRADGSRSRHYACYWHKVGPKTREIKGHQKCPLPLIPAELLEWQVFYVQLMKHLGLEPEHYEPLLDTQHKWDGKIEGLEKSRSNVQASLRRK, from the coding sequence TTGCTTCACGATTTATGTCGCTGTGGCATCTGCGGGGCGAAGATGCGGTCTGATTATGGAACTAGGCGCGCAGACGGCAGTCGGTCCCGCCATTACGCCTGCTACTGGCATAAAGTTGGTCCAAAGACACGCGAAATCAAGGGTCACCAGAAATGCCCGCTGCCTCTCATTCCAGCGGAGCTTCTTGAATGGCAGGTCTTCTATGTCCAGCTCATGAAGCACCTCGGCCTTGAGCCTGAGCATTATGAACCTCTGCTCGATACGCAACACAAGTGGGACGGCAAAATCGAAGGCCTGGAAAAGAGCCGGAGCAACGTTCAAGCCAGCCTGAGAAGGAAATAA
- a CDS encoding DUF932 domain-containing protein — MSRNTNLEEILFPVKLCDIFYDGGPSDPTGDPSCETTEEWRISIPGYRAVVNALTGEPLAVVSKNYRLVTNQEAFLLGEQCFKAVFDAVDTSEMEIFNIITPKQKSFCHVDIVHKHYALNIWAQEIWLPFIRLTNSYNRTRALHFTLGFCRKLCDNGVIFESETIEFRFFHTKDMIPKGEFEIGFHHLKELETAFIDQMTLLKAFHVPENLVLPLACQALGLKFDLRATDHQKREKEHHKFDILKEGIQALTERYFSQLGENGYALLNIVSDYASRPFGAPLQSMRINVFQKRTGSWIGSFTRAIRASDFNISTYLGPYLDYSL, encoded by the coding sequence ATGTCGAGAAACACAAATCTTGAAGAGATCCTGTTTCCGGTAAAACTGTGCGATATCTTTTACGATGGCGGTCCTTCTGACCCGACAGGCGATCCATCGTGTGAGACGACCGAGGAGTGGAGAATTTCCATTCCAGGTTACCGGGCTGTAGTCAACGCACTGACTGGCGAACCCCTGGCGGTGGTGAGCAAGAATTACCGGCTGGTCACCAACCAGGAAGCCTTCCTGCTTGGTGAACAGTGCTTCAAGGCCGTCTTTGACGCCGTTGACACTTCCGAGATGGAGATTTTCAATATCATCACTCCAAAGCAGAAGTCCTTTTGCCATGTGGACATCGTTCACAAGCATTACGCGCTCAACATCTGGGCTCAGGAGATATGGCTTCCCTTCATACGGCTCACCAACAGCTATAACCGGACCAGAGCACTCCATTTCACTTTGGGATTCTGCCGCAAGCTCTGCGATAACGGGGTCATCTTCGAAAGCGAGACCATAGAATTCAGGTTCTTCCATACCAAAGACATGATCCCCAAAGGGGAGTTTGAGATTGGATTCCACCACCTCAAAGAGCTCGAGACGGCATTCATCGATCAGATGACTCTCCTGAAAGCCTTCCACGTTCCAGAAAATCTGGTTCTCCCCCTCGCCTGTCAGGCCTTGGGCTTGAAATTCGATCTTCGCGCTACAGACCACCAGAAACGGGAGAAGGAGCACCACAAGTTCGACATACTCAAAGAGGGCATACAAGCACTCACAGAGAGGTATTTCTCCCAATTGGGTGAAAATGGCTACGCACTACTGAATATCGTTTCGGACTATGCGAGCAGGCCCTTCGGCGCCCCTCTCCAAAGCATGAGGATCAACGTTTTTCAAAAACGCACGGGCAGCTGGATCGGGAGTTTCACTAGGGCCATTCGGGCTTCGGATTTCAACATCTCGACTTATCTCGGCCCGTACCTCGACTATTCACTTTGA
- a CDS encoding NUDIX domain-containing protein: MWLFTTSGFFSVVQKPGKAFLTVRARASGDLDRLREAYMPTLSPTQHGGGTDYPYRATISHKDFAKGMKRVVEDLTYANFKSEVSKTLGQKRSQVYSKVWSVLHDVEEAVTPKTPPVKGKKTLVKKLSCGGVVFNKQGQVLLREPTNHFDGYHWTFPKGHCKDGERHEIAALREVIEETGVAGRIIDKLPYVYAGGTTQNIYFLMLVERETDEFDRKETQAIRWASRDEAERLIGMSTNSVGRKRDFKVLQNAYELYEHFSAAHASSIHIASRKDWKIRAMPGMRTSIPIALEFSPEEKALIVCGHIPQEMEDKWFIFYERNRLYFHRSWTGYCIYILEFTEIGARFSGTRLLANRLDEQYSNKNDEYDAKMAAFLIDVELLGRDAELPVLDEAAPEIEKNLQQWSALGMTIFKV; encoded by the coding sequence ATGTGGCTGTTCACGACCTCCGGTTTCTTTAGTGTTGTTCAAAAACCCGGTAAGGCATTCCTGACTGTAAGAGCTCGTGCGTCGGGAGACCTCGACCGCCTTCGGGAAGCCTACATGCCCACGCTGTCCCCCACCCAACATGGGGGAGGCACCGACTATCCGTACAGAGCCACTATCAGCCACAAAGACTTCGCCAAAGGAATGAAGCGAGTCGTTGAGGATCTGACCTACGCCAACTTCAAGAGTGAGGTCTCAAAGACCTTGGGCCAAAAGCGTAGCCAGGTCTATTCCAAGGTCTGGAGCGTGCTCCACGATGTCGAAGAGGCCGTCACACCAAAGACGCCGCCAGTCAAAGGGAAGAAGACTCTGGTCAAAAAGCTCTCCTGCGGAGGAGTGGTTTTCAACAAGCAAGGGCAGGTACTTCTGCGGGAGCCAACCAACCATTTCGATGGCTATCATTGGACGTTTCCCAAAGGGCATTGCAAAGACGGCGAACGACACGAAATCGCGGCATTGCGTGAGGTTATTGAAGAAACGGGTGTAGCAGGAAGGATCATAGACAAGCTTCCGTACGTCTATGCAGGAGGCACCACTCAGAACATTTACTTCCTCATGCTCGTCGAAAGAGAAACGGATGAATTCGACCGCAAGGAGACGCAGGCGATTCGCTGGGCCTCCCGGGACGAAGCGGAACGACTCATCGGAATGAGCACCAATTCCGTCGGACGCAAGCGCGATTTCAAGGTCCTGCAGAATGCCTACGAGTTGTACGAACATTTTTCCGCAGCACATGCCAGTTCAATACATATCGCCTCAAGAAAGGACTGGAAGATCCGCGCCATGCCGGGGATGCGAACGAGCATCCCCATCGCGCTGGAGTTCTCCCCCGAGGAGAAGGCACTGATCGTCTGCGGCCATATTCCCCAAGAGATGGAAGACAAATGGTTTATTTTCTATGAAAGAAACCGGCTCTATTTCCATCGAAGTTGGACGGGCTACTGCATCTACATCCTTGAATTCACCGAAATCGGTGCCCGATTCAGCGGAACCCGACTGCTCGCCAACCGACTCGACGAGCAGTACTCGAACAAGAACGACGAGTACGATGCGAAGATGGCAGCTTTTCTGATCGACGTTGAATTGCTGGGCCGGGACGCAGAACTCCCTGTCCTGGACGAAGCGGCACCGGAGATCGAAAAGAATCTTCAACAGTGGAGCGCACTCGGCATGACCATTTTCAAAGTCTGA
- a CDS encoding HNH endonuclease — MTNSNIESDALTSSDQKQVDERLNIVNSTIRPFARKIHKILVDLQPGCIPKVRSPSNMPYIRYTPYPDVFHLVTNQSACSLQVMKTSLGIGEILIGAGCILSDKVNYFGIKIDSQESVDSFLRAIKLCFPDIQDSLGIISNVAGEISKFEIFTEGAVHSILVNAYERDKKARKKCLDHYGAICCVCKFDFGKYYGSAFQDFIHVHHIKPISSIGKEYIIDPIADLRPLCPNCHAAVHAINPPYSIEQIKQLVKESSETSK; from the coding sequence TTGACTAACAGTAATATTGAATCCGACGCACTCACCTCCTCCGATCAGAAGCAAGTGGACGAACGCCTGAACATCGTCAACTCCACTATCAGGCCATTTGCCAGAAAGATCCACAAGATCCTGGTAGATCTCCAACCCGGTTGCATCCCAAAAGTACGTTCGCCGTCGAACATGCCCTATATTCGCTATACACCCTATCCCGATGTCTTCCATTTGGTGACGAATCAGAGCGCGTGCAGCCTTCAAGTCATGAAGACAAGTCTCGGCATCGGAGAGATTCTGATAGGGGCTGGATGCATTCTATCGGACAAGGTGAACTACTTCGGCATTAAGATAGACAGTCAAGAATCTGTCGATAGTTTTTTGAGAGCCATCAAGCTATGCTTTCCAGATATTCAAGATTCGTTAGGTATTATTAGTAACGTGGCAGGAGAAATATCAAAATTCGAGATATTCACAGAAGGTGCAGTACATTCTATCCTAGTAAACGCCTACGAGCGAGACAAGAAAGCTCGCAAGAAATGCCTGGATCATTATGGTGCCATATGTTGCGTTTGCAAATTTGACTTTGGTAAATATTATGGGTCCGCATTTCAAGATTTTATACATGTTCACCACATAAAACCCATATCCAGTATTGGCAAAGAATACATAATAGATCCAATTGCGGATTTGCGTCCGCTTTGTCCGAATTGCCACGCTGCAGTCCATGCCATTAATCCGCCGTACTCAATCGAGCAGATAAAGCAATTGGTCAAAGAATCGAGCGAAACGAGTAAATAA
- a CDS encoding energy transducer TonB: MEARDYRNNGLFDEGVLKGMVVSVFVHVAVFLLVLAGSWLMPPRKVELPLCTVSLLTLQDIGGGGGEGEEGASNKGNGEPKPSGGSEEVPSPPALESTVEPEREAPAKPESEKTEAVHPAETVKETVPLVPIPKKVKKPVEKPKTRPKPKLPQKQQTIANAEPSSSPVAKAESESPGAAAGALSGHGEGAGSGNVDGPGKGHSGEGAGAGSGVGAGGGGGPYNATFGSGDGPRFVRKVLPRYPRFARELGKEGTVLLLVTIDELGHLVDVKVVQGAGSGFDEEALQAVKKSTFSPAKQNGKPVLCKARLPILFQLKEKGNN, from the coding sequence ATGGAAGCTCGGGATTACAGGAATAACGGACTGTTCGATGAAGGCGTTCTGAAAGGCATGGTCGTGTCCGTTTTCGTTCACGTCGCGGTTTTCCTGCTGGTACTGGCTGGTTCATGGCTGATGCCGCCCCGCAAGGTTGAACTCCCGCTGTGCACGGTGAGCCTGCTCACACTGCAAGATATTGGAGGCGGTGGAGGGGAGGGGGAAGAAGGCGCTTCGAATAAGGGAAACGGGGAACCGAAGCCTTCGGGAGGATCGGAGGAGGTTCCGTCTCCGCCGGCACTGGAATCCACGGTGGAACCTGAACGGGAAGCACCGGCGAAGCCGGAATCGGAAAAAACGGAAGCGGTGCATCCGGCTGAAACGGTCAAGGAGACCGTGCCCCTCGTTCCGATTCCCAAGAAAGTCAAAAAGCCCGTGGAGAAGCCAAAAACCAGGCCAAAGCCTAAGCTTCCCCAGAAGCAGCAGACCATTGCGAACGCGGAGCCCTCTTCGTCCCCCGTGGCGAAAGCCGAGAGTGAGAGCCCCGGTGCCGCCGCCGGCGCTCTTTCCGGGCATGGCGAAGGGGCTGGATCGGGAAATGTCGATGGCCCCGGAAAAGGCCATTCCGGAGAGGGTGCCGGTGCAGGCTCCGGTGTCGGTGCCGGTGGAGGAGGGGGGCCGTACAACGCGACGTTCGGCTCAGGAGATGGTCCCCGGTTCGTCAGGAAGGTCCTGCCCAGATACCCCCGGTTTGCCAGAGAACTCGGGAAGGAGGGGACCGTTTTGCTCCTGGTCACCATTGACGAACTCGGACACCTGGTCGATGTAAAAGTGGTCCAGGGAGCTGGGTCTGGATTCGACGAGGAAGCTTTGCAGGCCGTTAAGAAATCGACCTTCAGTCCGGCAAAGCAGAACGGAAAACCGGTCCTCTGCAAGGCCCGTCTCCCCATCCTTTTTCAGCTGAAGGAAAAGGGCAACAACTGA
- a CDS encoding ExbD/TolR family protein, whose protein sequence is MGMQMSGIRSRRRMVSEINVTPFVDVMLVLLIIFMVAAPMMIQGIDVRLPAVSARPIPTETERLVVSVTADGKVLVEDNEVELGMLGARLSAIQKECQEKRGVILRADRKVEYGLVAQVMGVIRDAGIEEIGMITEPLAGSAKHPLPES, encoded by the coding sequence ATGGGTATGCAGATGAGTGGCATCCGCTCACGTAGGCGGATGGTATCGGAGATCAACGTGACCCCTTTCGTGGATGTCATGCTCGTTCTGCTGATCATTTTCATGGTTGCGGCACCGATGATGATCCAGGGCATCGACGTGAGGCTTCCCGCAGTCTCCGCCAGGCCCATTCCCACAGAGACGGAAAGGCTCGTGGTGAGTGTGACTGCCGACGGGAAGGTCCTCGTCGAAGATAACGAGGTTGAGCTCGGGATGCTGGGGGCCAGGCTCTCGGCCATACAAAAAGAGTGTCAGGAGAAACGAGGCGTCATCCTGCGAGCCGATCGTAAGGTCGAATACGGGCTCGTGGCCCAGGTCATGGGAGTTATTCGGGATGCGGGAATCGAAGAGATCGGCATGATAACGGAACCGCTCGCGGGAAGCGCAAAACATCCCTTACCGGAGAGCTGA
- the tolQ gene encoding protein TolQ has product MILTILAATTQATAEVAEVLPTPGGTGILSMVIHAGPVVQAIMAGLLSLSLVCWGIIVAKTFQFRKVNRESEAFADLFIRCKSLEPLHKECDRLREGHLAHIFRIGYAELNRVSGLLESKRLKNTEGHTDMLLENVDRAIQGGVISKRKRLQRMLSFLATTGSTAPFIGLFGTVWGIMTSFQDIGMKGSANLAVVAPGISEALVATAMGLAAAIPAVVAYNHFSNKIQVIEDDMLQFTSDFLNRLKTDLMCETRQDDEGSETLGITRESQSLCGRRDESSLQTG; this is encoded by the coding sequence TTGATTTTGACCATACTGGCGGCAACGACTCAAGCGACAGCAGAGGTGGCGGAGGTTCTTCCCACCCCGGGTGGGACAGGCATTCTTAGCATGGTGATCCATGCGGGACCGGTGGTCCAGGCCATCATGGCAGGTCTGCTAAGCCTCTCCTTGGTCTGTTGGGGCATCATCGTGGCCAAGACTTTCCAGTTTCGAAAGGTGAACCGGGAATCGGAGGCTTTTGCGGACCTTTTCATTCGGTGCAAAAGTCTGGAGCCGCTCCATAAAGAATGTGATCGGCTTCGGGAAGGCCATCTGGCCCATATCTTCCGGATCGGCTACGCGGAACTGAACCGCGTAAGCGGCCTTTTGGAGAGCAAGAGGCTGAAGAACACGGAAGGACATACGGATATGCTTCTGGAGAACGTGGATCGCGCCATTCAGGGCGGTGTCATCTCCAAAAGGAAGCGGTTGCAGCGTATGCTGTCGTTTCTGGCCACAACGGGCAGCACAGCCCCTTTCATCGGACTTTTCGGCACCGTGTGGGGTATCATGACCAGCTTTCAGGACATTGGCATGAAAGGTTCTGCCAACCTGGCGGTGGTGGCCCCGGGCATCTCGGAAGCCCTCGTGGCTACGGCCATGGGGCTTGCGGCCGCCATTCCCGCAGTGGTGGCCTATAACCACTTCTCCAACAAGATCCAGGTGATAGAAGACGATATGCTCCAGTTCACTTCCGATTTTCTCAACAGGCTCAAGACCGATTTGATGTGTGAGACCAGGCAGGACGATGAGGGATCGGAAACACTGGGGATTACGAGGGAAAGTCAAAGCTTGTGCGGCCGCAGGGACGAGAGTTCCCTGCAGACAGGATGA
- a CDS encoding MBL fold metallo-hydrolase: MKITDEIYQVGGGRFSSPEDAAVYLIHFREHAALVDAGCGRDQNKILSNIKKLGVAPEQIEYLLITHCHFDHTGGAKALREITHCRTVAHEFDAPFLERGDSTVTAAGWYGSEMEAFPIDIKLKGERQEIALGERTIEALHAPGHSPGSVVYVTKSQGLKVVFAQDVHGPLHPDLLSNKENYLQSLEMLFSLGSVDIC; this comes from the coding sequence GTGAAAATAACGGACGAAATATACCAGGTAGGTGGTGGGAGATTCAGCTCTCCGGAAGATGCAGCGGTTTATCTGATCCATTTCAGAGAACATGCCGCTCTCGTGGATGCAGGGTGTGGGCGTGATCAGAACAAAATATTATCCAACATCAAGAAACTTGGAGTAGCCCCGGAACAAATTGAGTATCTCCTGATCACTCACTGCCATTTCGATCACACGGGAGGCGCTAAAGCGTTGCGGGAAATCACACACTGTCGAACGGTCGCCCATGAATTCGATGCGCCATTTCTTGAAAGGGGAGACAGTACCGTGACGGCTGCCGGTTGGTATGGATCCGAGATGGAGGCTTTCCCTATCGACATAAAGCTTAAGGGAGAACGACAAGAAATCGCTTTGGGGGAAAGAACTATCGAAGCTCTTCACGCCCCTGGGCATTCACCGGGGTCAGTGGTCTATGTGACGAAATCTCAAGGTTTGAAGGTTGTTTTCGCTCAGGATGTACACGGGCCTCTTCACCCGGACCTTCTTTCAAACAAAGAGAATTACCTGCAGTCCCTGGAAATGCTCTTCTCTCTAGGTTCTGTTGACATTTGCTGA
- a CDS encoding transporter substrate-binding domain-containing protein, producing MIQQSSKSAARFVWKIILSVVICTLSVSRVLAGDLEEIKTRGVLRHLGVPYANFVTGSEDGLDVEMIRLFAMHLGVKYEYVKTTWERVFSDLTGKKITNTGDEVKITGDVPVKGDIAANGLTILPWRKKVADFSVATFPNQVWAVANGDAPLTPITPSGDVQKDIKAVKAQLQGKVILGLTNTCVDPHLYGLEEAGAKIKGFRGSLNELVPAIMNGEGDICLQDVSGVLIAVEKWPDRVKIIGPVSSMQNMGYAFDKNSPELRNAFNEFFEQCKKDGTYNRLVMKYYPAIFKFYPDFFN from the coding sequence ATGATACAGCAGAGCAGCAAATCAGCAGCGCGATTCGTGTGGAAAATCATTCTTAGTGTTGTTATCTGCACCCTCAGCGTGTCGAGGGTTTTGGCCGGAGACCTTGAAGAAATCAAAACGCGCGGAGTTTTGAGACATCTGGGAGTTCCTTATGCCAACTTTGTAACCGGGAGCGAAGACGGGCTGGATGTCGAAATGATAAGACTCTTCGCCATGCATCTCGGCGTTAAGTACGAATACGTCAAAACGACATGGGAAAGGGTTTTTTCAGATCTGACGGGAAAGAAAATCACAAATACCGGGGATGAAGTAAAAATCACGGGGGATGTTCCCGTCAAAGGGGATATTGCAGCCAACGGACTGACGATCCTTCCCTGGCGGAAGAAGGTTGCGGACTTTTCCGTTGCCACCTTCCCCAACCAGGTGTGGGCGGTTGCCAATGGAGACGCCCCTCTCACCCCCATCACTCCATCGGGAGACGTTCAAAAAGATATCAAGGCAGTCAAGGCTCAGCTACAGGGGAAAGTCATATTGGGCCTGACCAACACGTGCGTCGATCCTCACCTCTATGGCCTGGAAGAGGCAGGCGCCAAAATAAAAGGTTTCAGGGGAAGCTTGAACGAACTCGTACCGGCAATCATGAATGGCGAAGGGGATATCTGCCTCCAGGATGTTTCAGGCGTGCTGATTGCGGTAGAAAAATGGCCCGATAGGGTCAAGATCATTGGACCGGTTTCTTCTATGCAGAATATGGGTTATGCCTTTGACAAGAATTCCCCCGAATTACGTAACGCTTTCAATGAATTTTTCGAGCAATGCAAAAAAGACGGTACTTACAACCGACTTGTGATGAAGTATTATCCTGCTATTTTCAAATTTTATCCCGATTTCTTCAATTGA